From the genome of Sandaracinaceae bacterium, one region includes:
- a CDS encoding DnaJ domain-containing protein, translated as MSLAFDEIPELVEGLDAKTLPLSAVEGFVLSRVDGVSTAKEIADSTGIGEELALTALSRLVGLGAIRARPAPAKPAASPAPAASTPVTDEQPNKRFGRPKSVAPQRVHTIPPPAGTPRRLYDPQELEEEVALDDTRKRRVLDVFYKLGTADHYDLLEVGRDATKDEIRDSYFALSKEFHPDTAFGKDLGSYKAKMEKIFTAATAAYDVLSRKARRAQYDATLPPPTPEDLQWRERRGSQPGAAASGAKRTAEPAHSPLTTPKVQQAATVEVPPAAASKPTVSTTVTAPPVAPRPTTPSDVRSTVLGHAPARRAVAPPTPGGQHSVTQPSMAPATRPSGSAESPTSGAGVVLPVPSTLPEPPSAPRAPSPPSADQMKRSQDLLKMRLMGGRRITTGADLPNPLSARTTTVSQAPVARNPEVTRGDVLRGLAGSLRDASMVTGSGQLRRHLVAAGEAEASGDIKGALGALKLAAGLAPDDATVLGHIQRLEGLRSVEEAPMFEKRALAEEKAGQWSQAALSWLRVVEGRPNDINAARSCANALLEANLDLKKARDLALRVVAVEPERVSSRTLLARIYVAAGMASSARRELDAATKLDPENEIVKNLLRELG; from the coding sequence ATGTCACTGGCGTTCGACGAAATTCCTGAGCTGGTCGAGGGGCTGGACGCCAAGACGCTGCCCCTTTCGGCCGTGGAGGGGTTCGTCCTGTCGCGCGTGGACGGGGTCTCCACCGCGAAGGAGATCGCGGACTCCACCGGCATCGGCGAAGAGCTCGCGTTGACGGCGCTCTCGCGGCTGGTCGGTCTGGGCGCCATCCGCGCCCGCCCCGCGCCAGCCAAGCCCGCCGCCTCACCCGCACCCGCCGCTTCCACCCCCGTGACCGACGAGCAACCGAACAAGCGCTTCGGCCGCCCCAAGTCGGTCGCTCCGCAGCGCGTCCACACCATCCCCCCGCCAGCCGGGACTCCTCGTCGCTTGTACGATCCGCAAGAGCTCGAGGAGGAGGTCGCGCTCGACGACACGCGCAAGCGGCGCGTGCTCGACGTGTTCTACAAGCTCGGCACGGCGGACCACTACGACCTGCTCGAGGTCGGTCGTGATGCGACGAAAGACGAGATACGCGACTCCTACTTCGCGCTGTCCAAGGAGTTCCACCCCGACACGGCGTTCGGCAAGGATCTCGGCAGCTACAAGGCCAAGATGGAGAAGATCTTCACGGCGGCTACCGCGGCGTACGACGTGCTGTCCAGGAAGGCCCGTCGCGCTCAGTACGATGCCACGCTGCCGCCCCCGACCCCCGAAGACCTGCAGTGGCGTGAGCGCCGCGGCAGCCAGCCGGGAGCGGCGGCGAGCGGGGCGAAGCGGACGGCAGAACCTGCACACTCGCCTCTCACCACCCCCAAGGTGCAGCAAGCGGCCACGGTCGAGGTCCCTCCAGCGGCGGCGTCCAAGCCGACGGTGTCCACGACCGTCACCGCGCCGCCCGTCGCCCCTCGCCCCACCACGCCCTCCGACGTGCGCTCGACGGTCTTGGGCCACGCCCCCGCGCGTCGCGCCGTGGCGCCACCGACGCCCGGCGGCCAGCACAGCGTGACACAACCGTCGATGGCTCCCGCGACCCGACCGTCGGGGTCCGCCGAGAGCCCGACGTCGGGCGCGGGTGTGGTGCTCCCGGTGCCGTCCACCCTCCCGGAGCCGCCGTCGGCTCCCCGTGCGCCCAGCCCGCCGTCCGCGGACCAGATGAAGCGCTCCCAGGACCTGCTGAAGATGCGGCTCATGGGGGGGCGCCGCATCACGACGGGGGCCGACCTGCCCAACCCGCTGAGCGCCCGGACCACGACCGTGTCCCAAGCGCCTGTCGCGCGCAACCCCGAGGTCACGCGCGGCGATGTGCTCCGCGGTCTCGCCGGGTCGCTCCGAGACGCGTCCATGGTCACCGGCAGCGGGCAGCTCCGCAGGCACCTGGTGGCCGCGGGGGAGGCGGAGGCCAGCGGTGACATCAAGGGAGCCCTCGGCGCGCTCAAGCTCGCCGCCGGGCTGGCCCCAGACGACGCGACGGTGCTCGGCCACATCCAGCGCCTCGAGGGGCTGCGCTCGGTCGAGGAGGCGCCGATGTTCGAGAAGCGCGCTCTCGCCGAGGAGAAAGCTGGGCAGTGGTCCCAGGCGGCGCTGTCCTGGTTGCGCGTGGTCGAGGGCCGCCCCAACGACATCAACGCTGCGCGGAGCTGCGCCAACGCGCTGCTGGAGGCGAACCTGGACCTCAAGAAGGCTCGTGACCTGGCGTTGCGCGTCGTGGCCGTCGAACCAGAACGGGTGAGCTCGCGCACCTTGCTGGCACGCATCTACGTCGCCGCCGGGATGGCCTCGAGCGCCCGCCGTGAGCTGGACGCTGCCACAAAGCTGGACCCCGAGAACGAGATCGTGAAGAATCTCCTTCGTGAGCTTGGCTAG